Proteins from one Euwallacea similis isolate ESF13 chromosome 13, ESF131.1, whole genome shotgun sequence genomic window:
- the MED4 gene encoding mediator of RNA polymerase II transcription subunit 4 isoform X1 yields the protein MSQISTKEKLLYIIDDLELVAKEIIENAIAPKGNKLTGPEYSQLTDLLVDKDKELKDTLKLAAEQGQINSKMELLKAEVERQDQDINNLQKQLKEAEQILSTAIYQANQKLQSISRAKKRPVSSEELIKFAHRISASNAICAPLTWQQGDPRRPYPTDIEMRLGMLGRLGDPINGHMLQQQSSMSDIHRAGHPGGLTILALNFEHTTLLLFFVIDIPASNQNQFAWHPSGEMHISVGQGSVPMDTRNHKQENEDVEVMSTDSSSSSSSDSQ from the exons ATGTCCCAAATCAGTACCAAGGAGAAACTTTTGTATATCATCGATGATTTGGAATTAGTCGCTAA GGAAATAATTGAGAATGCTATAGCTCCCAAAGGCAATAAATTAACAGGACCTGAATATTCTCAACTCACTGATTTGCTTGTAGATAAAGACAAGGAGTTAAAAGACACATTAAAACTTGCTGCTGAGcag GGCCAGATAAATAGCAAAATGGAACTTCTAAAAGCTGAAGTGGAGAGACAAGACCAggatatcaataatttgcaaaagCAGCTGAAAGAAGCAGAACAAATTTTATCAACAGCAATTTACCAAGCCAACCAAAAATTGCAGAGCATCTCTCGAGCTAAAAAACGACCAGTTTCCTCTGaggaacttattaaatttgctCACAG AATAAGTGCATCGAATGCCATTTGTGCCCCATTGACTTGGCAGCAAGGAGATCCTAGACGACCTTATCCCACAGACATTGAGATGAGACTAGGCATGTTAGGTCGATTAGGAGATCCAATTAACGGACATATGCTGCAACAACAAAGCTCAATGAGTGACATACATCGGGCAGGCCATCCAGGAGGTTTGACAATATTGGCTTTGAACTTTGAACACACCACcctattacttttttttgtcataGATATCCCAGCTTCAAATCAAAACCAATTCGCTTGGCATCCCTCAGGTGAGATGCATATTAGTGTCGGACAAGGCTCAGTACCAATGGACACTCGAaaccacaaacaagaaaatgAGGATGTTGAAGTCATGTCAACTGATTCAAGTAGCAGCTCGTCAAGCGATTCTCAATAG
- the MED4 gene encoding mediator of RNA polymerase II transcription subunit 4 isoform X2 has protein sequence MSQISTKEKLLYIIDDLELVAKEIIENAIAPKGNKLTGPEYSQLTDLLVDKDKELKDTLKLAAEQGQINSKMELLKAEVERQDQDINNLQKQLKEAEQILSTAIYQANQKLQSISRAKKRPVSSEELIKFAHRISASNAICAPLTWQQGDPRRPYPTDIEMRLGMLGRLGDPINGHMLQQQSSMSDIHRAGHPGDIPASNQNQFAWHPSGEMHISVGQGSVPMDTRNHKQENEDVEVMSTDSSSSSSSDSQ, from the exons ATGTCCCAAATCAGTACCAAGGAGAAACTTTTGTATATCATCGATGATTTGGAATTAGTCGCTAA GGAAATAATTGAGAATGCTATAGCTCCCAAAGGCAATAAATTAACAGGACCTGAATATTCTCAACTCACTGATTTGCTTGTAGATAAAGACAAGGAGTTAAAAGACACATTAAAACTTGCTGCTGAGcag GGCCAGATAAATAGCAAAATGGAACTTCTAAAAGCTGAAGTGGAGAGACAAGACCAggatatcaataatttgcaaaagCAGCTGAAAGAAGCAGAACAAATTTTATCAACAGCAATTTACCAAGCCAACCAAAAATTGCAGAGCATCTCTCGAGCTAAAAAACGACCAGTTTCCTCTGaggaacttattaaatttgctCACAG AATAAGTGCATCGAATGCCATTTGTGCCCCATTGACTTGGCAGCAAGGAGATCCTAGACGACCTTATCCCACAGACATTGAGATGAGACTAGGCATGTTAGGTCGATTAGGAGATCCAATTAACGGACATATGCTGCAACAACAAAGCTCAATGAGTGACATACATCGGGCAGGCCATCCAGGAG ATATCCCAGCTTCAAATCAAAACCAATTCGCTTGGCATCCCTCAGGTGAGATGCATATTAGTGTCGGACAAGGCTCAGTACCAATGGACACTCGAaaccacaaacaagaaaatgAGGATGTTGAAGTCATGTCAACTGATTCAAGTAGCAGCTCGTCAAGCGATTCTCAATAG